A stretch of DNA from Pongo abelii isolate AG06213 chromosome 17, NHGRI_mPonAbe1-v2.0_pri, whole genome shotgun sequence:
CCTTTCACTGCTCTTATTCAAGGCATGTGAATTTTCTTACCTTACAGTCCACTTTGCCTTTGTTTGTATCATTGGATTCTTGTATTGCTTTCTTAGGCCATATACGACTAACGAAGGGGGAAACCAGAGGGTATATGTATGGCTCCAGGAATTTTTTGTAGATCCAGAGCAGAACTGGAATGACGATACAAGGAATGCACACCATTTTCCCGAGCTTGAGCTCCTCAACTGTtgatatatatgaagaaaaaaattagttcatCACAGATTAGTAACTGAAAGAATTTACCAAGATTAAGATATCTGAAAGGGgatagatgtggtggctcacgcctgtaatcctagcactttgggaggcaagaggatagcttgagcccaggagtttgaaaccagcttgcacaacaaagtgagaccttgtctctacaagatcaaaaaatcagctgggcatggtgatgtactcctgtggtcccagctacataaGTGGCTTggacaggaggatcactagagcccaggaggttgaggctgcagtgagccgtgttcacgccactgctctccagcctggatgacacagagagactttgtctcaaagaaaaaaataataataattatatatatatatttgaaaggactttCTACAGTGTAGGAAAAACTTAAACATACTATTatatttgctaaaaaaaaaaaaaaaaaaaaagactttattaaataaaaagctgCTATCTACAATGTAAAGAAAtaggccacgtgcagtggctcatgcctgtagtcccagcactttgggaggccgaggtggacggatcatgacgtcagagttcgagaccaacctggcaaacatggtgaaaccctgtctctattaaaaatacaaaaatcagccagacgtagtggcgtgcacctgtaatcccagctacccaggaggctgaggcaggagaactgcttgaacccaggaggcagaggctgcagtgagcggagatcccaccactgcattccagcctgggtgacagagcaagactccatttcaaaataaagaaataataggtGGTAGGCATGAATAATAATGAGGTGCCTGCTTCCAAACTTCCAATCACTGCTCCCTAATCATGAATTTgataataaaggaaaaacaacattTGGTAGGTGCTAGAcagtttacatatattaactcatttaatcctcaaacaaTCAGTGAGGTTGGGTACCTTTGCTACTATCTCTATTTAGAGTTTaaaaaatgggccgggcgtggtggctcatgcctgtaatcccagctctttgggaggctgaggcaggcagatcacctgaggtcaggtgttcaagaccagcctaaacaacatggtgaaaccctgtctctactaaaaatacaaaattagccaggcatggtggtgcacgcctgtaatcccagctactcgggaggctgaggaaggagaattgcttgaagccgggaagcagaggttgcggtgagccaagatcgtgccactgcactccagcctgggtgacagagcaaaactccgtctcaaaaaaaaaagatttcttattttcaaaatattgcaaATTAAGTAGCATCTGGGGGCAAATGAGTCAGCACCATCTATGCttaggcattttaaaattattcacaatACAGGTAAACAGTGGTATAGATAATCCAATCTGAATGTGTCTTTGAAATGAATTACAAGCAAGAGctataaacaaaaatgtaaattgaggctgggcgcggtggctcacgcctgtaatcccagcaccttgggaggccgagggggcagatcatctgaggtcaggagttccaaaccagcctggccaacatggcaaaaccctgtctctactaaaaacacaaaaattagccgggcgtggtggtgggcacctgcagtcccagctactggggaggctgaggcagaagaattgcttgaacctgggaggcggaggttgcagtgagcaatcgtgccattgcactccagcctgcgtgacaagagcaaaactccgtctcagaaaaaaaaaaaaaatcaattgcctGGGCaatagtgattttatttatttatttttttgagacggggtcttgctctgttgctcaggctaaagtgcagtggctcaaacacACCACTTGTGTTCagagttcattgcagccttgacttccccgaCACAAGCTatcccccttcctcagcctcctgagtaggtaggaccaCAGGCCTGCGCCAcgatgcccgactaattttttaatttttagtagagatgaggtctcactgtgttgcccatgctgatcttgaagtcctgagctcaagtgatcctcccgcctaggcctcccaaagtgctgggattaccggaacctggcctaatttttttttttttttttttaataattagccaggtgtggtggcacgtgcctgtagtcccagctacttggggagctgaggaaggagagaacCGCTTGCACCCAGGAAAGCCGaagctgccgtgagctatgatggcccactggactccagcctgggccacagaggcagaccctgtctcaagatttaaaaaaaaaaaaaaaaagaaaagaaaaaaatccaaaagtttgTAACCTGTCCAAAGTTCTCACAGAGGTAACTGGTAACTAGAGCTCCTAAGACCATTATTTCCAGTTCTGGTTTTCCTCAACGCTCTTGCCTTTTCTTCTTCCAAAAACACAATGGTCATGTTTTTACCAAACTTTTCAAACCAACTAAATCCCTTCAAAACAACTGGCAATGCTACCAGTACTAGTTTAGTGACTAACAGGCCCTCCAACACAAAGATTCATTTTTACTTCTGCAGTTGTGTTTTAAGTAAGTTCGCACACATTACAGTGTACATAAACTCTCAAGAACAAATACTACTAATCACTTATGCCACAATTATGGCTTTTAAGAGACTTTTTAGCTCTCTTCAGAATGAAGCCTATTTGTTATCTTatattttaatcttcataataattcTTCGGTAAGATATTTTACTTCACACATGTGGAAACTGGGTCAGAAAAGTCTAGAAGGTGGCTAcgagatattattattttaattatttgctcCAAGCCAACAAAGCGAGCAAAACGGATTAAAGCTGTTGCAGAGGAATCTTCTTTCACTCGACTTAAGTCCAGACAATAGAGTAGACAGTTAAAGTCTGAGGCTCCATCCGGAATAGGGAAGGCATAATAGGGAAAGCCACCTTCCTCCAAGTCATCCAGTTAAGCATGCCATCTTAGTGGAGACAGAGGGAGCGGGGACAGGTTGAATCAATGACAATGATTGAAAAGAGACTAGAACAGAGGCCTAACGGTGAAGGTCATAGAAGGGATGTGAAACCGATACTTGGCCAcggaaaagaacaaaatcaataTAAAGTATCGGAGAGGCAAATGCAAGCACCGAGGGCGCCGGTGATGGACAAAGAATACagacagaggggaggggagggcggaGGAGCGCGCTTGCGGAAGGAAGGTACCCTGAGAGCGAAGGCGGGCACCgcggaggagggaggaggcaggaggccgCGCACCGGCTAGGACTCTGCGAGCGCGGCCCGGGCTGGGCCTGCAGAGCAGCTACAAAGCCCAACCCAGGCCGCTAGCCCGGACACACTCACCCGCGACCGCGGAAACGCAGCTGACAATGTCCGCACTTCCGGAGGGAGGGACGATCCGCAGCCGAGCCAATGGGCGCCTTCAACGGAGACGACAAAGGCGCGCCTGCGTCAGCCCGGGGACGCACAGCACGCAGCAGTGTTGCCCACGGGGATGTGGCGAGGCTTCCGGCTCTGCGGCCTGCAGGTAGCGCGCAAGTCCTGCGCGTCCCAGGTGTTCAACTCAAAGCTCCGCTGCGGGAAGAAAGCCTGACCTGACTACTCCCAGACCCAGAACGCAGGATTAAAATTCATAACAGTCTCGGTAAAGGATGACGCCCGTGCAAACGGCGCGGCACCCACAGGGAAGGTGGCAGCTAGGCCGTTGAGGCAACTGTGGATAAGCTATTAGTTTTGCTGGTTTCTTAAATTCAAGGGCAGAACAAACTAACATTAAGGCCAACTTTACAAACGTCAGTTGCTTAAAAGCAGCAGTTACATCACTTTTATAAACGAAAAGTACTGACACTCGCTAGGATGTCAGTACATGTTGGCGAGGATGCGTGGGAACTGGGACCCTCATAAACCGCTCGTGGTAATGTAACGTGCAGCCTTTTTGCAATCCTACTCTAGTATATACtcgagaaatgaaaacacaaaaatctgcacacaAACGTTCACAGTGGCATCGTTtctaacagcaaaaacaaaacccgTTTATCAACTGACGAAATACAGGTTGAACATCAACCTAAAAAAGCTTCAAAACCTGAGCCTGAGTGCTGTTATCATACTCAAAGGCAATGCTCAATGGAGCCATTTCCAACTGGGGATGATCAACTCGTATATTCACATACTGGATTATTCTGCAAAGAAAACCGCTGCAAATTCCTTTTGGGATAATgaaacttttttgagacagggtcttgttctgtcttgCCCACGTTAGGGTGCAGtagtgctcactgcagcctctcacctcagccccccaattagctgggactacatggaAGTGACAccacacttaatttttttttttttaagagagacagggtTCTGTCATGTTGCCCCGGccgggcttgaactcctgggctcaagcagtcagcctccacctcccaaagtgctgggactatagaaatgagccactgtgcccaaccatgAAAATGGTTTTTAATGGTGTAGGGTAAACAATCTGTGTTTCTAGTTCTAATCCTAAAAAATCCTCATTTGACCCATCTTGTAAGGACACTTGAAATATGTTCACTAATAAAGACAAccaacattcttttccttttaattacatttattttaatactgAATTTACTCCCGTGCcataagtttttgtttcttcagtttcttctgggatatctggggaaagaaaaatgtgttaagTTTCTTGGAAAAAACCACAGTACATCTTGGAGGACTTCAGCTTATTATTCTGTAGGCAGGAAACCTAGTCGTTAAGGACTAAGGGGGAAAAATACTTAAATGGTAGAAATCAGCAGAACTTTAAGTTCGTTAGATGTAAAGAGAAGTGTACAGAATCACTCAGGTTCTTGACTTAAAAGAACTGAATGTGATCAATTACTGAAAACAAGCTTCTTAGATTTGGGGAGAGGGCCCATTTTGAAGTGGCTATGTACATCTAAGTGGGGCCATCAGCAGATGATCATATGGGCCTGAGGTACTGAATATAAAACTATCATtgatggcatctcgctctgtcacctaggcgagagtgcagtggcgcgatttcggctcactgcaagttcctcctcccgggttcacaccattctcctgcctcagcctcctgaggagctgagactacaggcgcccgccaccacgcgcagctaatttcttttgtatttttagtagagacggggtttcactgtgttagccaggatggtcttgatctcctgatcttgtgatccacccgcctcggcctcccaaagtgctgggattacagaaaacTTACCATTTATTATTAGTCAAGAAACAAACTTACAAAAGCCAAAATAAGACAGGTGAAAGGGTTGCTCAGAATAGTTTTCTTTCATAGTTATTCCAAAGGTGTCCTAAGATAGTCATCACAGCAACCACAAATCTTTCTACTATCACAAACAAAACTGAGCAACTACTAATTTACCTTTTTCTTCTGGGCAACCTCCTCTTCTGGTTTAGGAACAATCTGTTCCTTTTCTGTAAGGATCATCTCAATGTGGCAGGGAGAGCTCATGTATGGGTTAATCCGACCATGAGCTCTGTAGGTCCGGCGGCGCATCTTAGGTGCTTTGTTCACTTGGATATGCTCAATGACCAGAGAATCTACATCTAAACCCTGGGGAAGAACGGAAGGAGAATGAAACCAGGAACATCCTTAATTAGTAAAACACCACAAACTATCATTGCTAAATATGAATTCCCAGGCTTGATCCAAAGTCCTGCCTCAATGAAATCATTTTTGAAAGGCAATCCTTTTATTCTGCAAACCGCATTTTTTTAAGCAGTTGTCTGCCTTCACCTTTACGTGTCTAAATTGCCACCAAACTCAGTGTGCTATACATTTTGTCTGAGTGGCCTTCCCAAAGATCCTTAGATGGGTGGAGAGCTGAGGGGTAAGGAAGAACCCAATTTGAAGTCTTGATGATAAAATTTCTCAGCATGGCTTAGAAGGTTTGGAGCCATACAGACCTAAACTAATTCCAGTTCAGGCCCAGACCTTCAAATGCAAAAGGCTAATGGGTAATAACCACTTTAATCACTGCTAAGGCAATCATTTTGATAATTAATCATACTACCAAAGGTGTATGGCACAAAAAGGGTTGTAAAAGCCCCTGGTAAACTACCTCCAGTGTAAAAAGACAGCAGAAAACTAGAAATACTAAGTGTTAGGCTTAAAGAGACCACAGAGCACGCTTCTGGATCTTCACAGAATTTTGCCATAAagggactaaaaaaaaaaataaaaggaaatagttTCGTTATGTGGAAACTGgaggtagaaatttaaaaaatcctaaatgaCTTAATTActgaaaacaagaaaatcaaGGACATAAATCTGAACAGCCAACATTAATTAAACAACCACCCAAGTTGCACAGGATGTTAATGGTTTGGGTACCTTAAGTTCAGCATTACTCTCTGCGTTTTTAAGCATGTGCAGCAAAAATTCAGCACTCTTTTTGGGCCACCGACCTTGTGTCCAGCCCCACTGCTTGGCCTGAaagaaaatggagatgatgaGTCATTTTCCTTGATTTAAATTAACATTACAGCCAAGATGaatttattttatctgatatcaATGTTTCTTAGGATATGGTTTATTTCACCATCAATCCAAGGTGTCCTGTCATTACAGCAACCAGAAATAGGTTCATCAGCACAGATCTTAGCCATTCTTATCCTATCCCATCACTTTTCCATTAAAATCTGTCTTTTCAAATGGCAACTAAGAATTCTCACCTGCGCACACCTGCCAACTCCACCATTGTAACGTCGGAATGGTACACACTGTTTCTGTAAAGTGACGTCTTTCAGATACTTCGTGGCTTTTCGTATATGCATACCCTTGATGGCCTGAGCAGTTTCACGAGTGTTCTAAGTATGAAGAATAAAGTGTTGGTTAACTAGATCaaagctttaatttttaaagtaaacgttaaattttcagcttttcaaaATGTCAAGTTATTTCTATTCTTTGGGGGCAAGGCAATTAAAAAAACTTGTGACGAAAAGCAAGGAAACTTCGTTGAAGCTAGAGAAAACGCCAAAACTCCATTTATTcactataaaatgtttaaattccatCATCATGTAATTACAATTTAAATGCCCCATCTTGATCTGCACACTAGGTTTTCAAATGGTTTTCTGGTACTTCTACTCAATTTCACAAACGCTACATCCTTACACCCTGATCATCAATGCCTAAATATAAGGTGGCTGCTcagaatttattaattttcacGGTAAATCCAAAGGTGTCCTAAGAAAGTCATCACTGCAGCTACCTTTTTTGAGTGGAACATGAGGAACCGTTGGATCACAACTATGAATCGCATACCTTAAAGTGAACACGAAGATTGGAACCTCTTGATTTGCATGCTAGAAAATAAAACGTTTTGGTTAATTTTTGGTATCTTATGCCAACTCCCAAGTAGGAAATAGGTATCTACCTCCTGTCCACTTACATTTCGTGGGGTTCTCCGGGTCAAGTGAATAGCGAACCATTTTCACAGATGACCTAGAGGAAAGTACAGTGTAATTCTGTCAATACGTACTTACAGTAACTCATTCAGTATAAATATCAGATGATTCGAACAGCTGCTCAGAGagtatttgttttcattattaatcCAAAGGTGTCCTAAGAAATGCCATCATCGCAGCCATCCTTTCCCCCACCAAGGGCTTGCTTTCTCTTTTATCTGCCAATAACTACAGCACTGTTTCCACAGAAGTAGCCACACGGGCCTCACCAATCCAGTCTACCCTTTGGAAGAAAATACAGCCTGTTTCAATCCAATGCTGGATCTTCCAGATGTAAAATGACTCGACGCATCCGCATGGCACAACTCAACTACAACCCTCTACACCTCCTCCCTCCCGCTCTACAGAAACCCCTTTACTGTCAGGGCTGCAGGTAATGCCGTCTCTCTCAACACCTTCGGGCTATGACCCATGTTAAGAGCCCTCCGGTACGCAACACTCTTGTAGTAACGTTTAACGCCTCCACCCGACTTTATTTCCCCCAAAACTTTTTTCTCGTTGCGGCCACCACTCACCACTAGACACTGGACCTCCGGAGTCCGCACGGACCACAGGCGGCCCGCACCCCACGGCGGGCCGGCGCCCCCACCAGTGGAGGAGCCCGGTCGTCCCCATTCCCGCCCATCACGTCCCTCTGCGGACCTCAGAGGCCGACCGACCCCGGCTCCCAAAGTCAGGCCCTCCGCCACGTCCTCCCGCATAAGAAACCACCGCCTCCAGCGAGAATTTAGTAGCCCTAGGAGTTCTCCTCCCGGGGGCCTGGAGGCCAGCGCCCCCGAAGCCAGGATGGCGGCGATGGCAGGAGGATTCAGCCCTCGGAGTAACGCAGGAGAAACACTCACCTCAGGATgcttagggaaagaggaagagcgGTGGATTCTGGGAGAACTCATGAGAACTTGACTTCTCGCGAGATTCGTAGCCGAAGAAACGAGATCTGAGGAGGCAGGAGGGCGGAAAGCGAAGGGAGTGTGGAATATGTTTTAAGAACGTGTGAAAACGAATTGCCTCCTTAGGGACTGTCTCAAAGTTCTCTTTtttgtataaagaaataaaaattcagggTTTTAAATGTCAGTCAATTAAAAGCAGGGTTGTAGTTCTAGGACAGGCTACGTATTATTAGAtatgaaagaaacattttatttattcgtCAACATTAGTTAGGTTTGATTATGTGGCCCTGTACCCCTGAAAGTGGTTTGTAAATGGCCaattaaaaagatgaaaggaTGAGATGTAATTATGGTAATCAGGAAATTCTCAGGATGAGAATGTCATCCAATCAATTGTATTATAACCTGTGTGAAAAATGCGCTAACTGGAGGGTCTGGTTCAATATCCTCGTTGTTCCCTGCTGCTTCTAGATCTTCATCTGGAGGAGAAAACCTTTTggcattttcttcccttttttccttccccagGTCATCTCTCTGGTTATTCCCTCATAGTCAGTGATGCACTTAGCTTTTGTTAGGTCTTCTATTTCATGGCACCATCCCTCTTGGCAGCTCAAACTCCAGGAGAGTAGACTCCAGGCTAGGCTCACTTGCTTCCTTGACCTCAGTGTAGGAGACCTCAGCCCTAAGTCTCTCCCCTAGACTCCACTTCCACTGCTGATGCTGGATTCCATGGTGTTTCCTCGGTAATTCCCTCCCCTCACATGAGCTTTCAACTGCATGCTAACTCCCAGATTAACACCCCAGCGCCACATCTTTCTCCTGAGCTAGACCCTGATAGCAAACTACTCCCTGGACATCCTTTCTGGGAGGTCCCTGAAGACCTGAGGTTATTTGAAACCTAACATGCCCTTAAACAGAACTCTTTATCTTCTCCTCCGGGTTCCTCTTTTATGTTGCATGGTGACAAGACTAACAGACAATGATTCTATAAGCTTACTAGATTCCAGGCagtattttcagtgtttttacaTGCATTTCCTCAAGTAATCCTTAGGACAACCATTTGTAAATGATGAAGTTGATCTGGCTGCTATAATgtgttaaaaagaagaagaaaaaaggaactcCCCCGCAAACCCAAGGTCTGGCAGCTGGGAGTGGCAGCCCTGGGATCCAAGGCAGGCTTCTGTGACCAAGCTCTGCATCCCTAGGTGACCctgcctttctcccttccttgttTGGGGACTTCCCCATACACCTAGGATCTTAAACCAGAAAGATGAGAGACTCCTGTCTTCTTGTCTTTGCACATACAATTATTTAACAAAATCTGGATTATTCTTTTAAGTGGTCTTCTTGCCCTAATTATTTCTGCACTTTAATATATCCTCCATATTCCTgacagtcatttttcttttcttttctttttctttctttttttttttttttttttttttttgagacaaggtctcactctgtggccccaggctggagtgcagtggtgtgatctcagctcactgcaacctccgcctccaggttcaagcaattctcctgcctcagcctcccaagcagctgggattacaggcacccaccactatgcccagctaatttttgtatttttagtagagataggattttctcatgttggccaggctggtcttgaactcctgacctcatgtgatctgcccacctcagcctcccaaagtgctgggattacagacgtgagccaccacgcctg
This window harbors:
- the C17H18orf32 gene encoding UPF0729 protein C18orf32 homolog, translating into MVCIPCIVIPVLLWIYKKFLEPYIYPLVSPFVSRIWPKKAIQESNDTNKGKVDCKGADMNGLPTKGPTEISDKKKD
- the RPL17 gene encoding large ribosomal subunit protein uL22 isoform X1; translated protein: MREDVAEGLTLGAGVGRPLRSSVKMVRYSLDPENPTKSCKSRGSNLRVHFKNTRETAQAIKGMHIRKATKYLKDVTLQKQCVPFRRYNGGVGRCAQAKQWGWTQGRWPKKSAEFLLHMLKNAESNAELKGLDVDSLVIEHIQVNKAPKMRRRTYRAHGRINPYMSSPCHIEMILTEKEQIVPKPEEEVAQKKKISQKKLKKQKLMARE
- the RPL17 gene encoding large ribosomal subunit protein uL22 isoform X2, which encodes MVRYSLDPENPTKSCKSRGSNLRVHFKNTRETAQAIKGMHIRKATKYLKDVTLQKQCVPFRRYNGGVGRCAQAKQWGWTQGRWPKKSAEFLLHMLKNAESNAELKGLDVDSLVIEHIQVNKAPKMRRRTYRAHGRINPYMSSPCHIEMILTEKEQIVPKPEEEVAQKKKISQKKLKKQKLMARE